From one Pontibacillus sp. HMF3514 genomic stretch:
- the nagE gene encoding N-acetylglucosamine-specific PTS transporter subunit IIBC has product MLNFLQRIGKSLMFPIATLPAAAILVRLGMEDMLNIPFMTAAGNGILGNLSLIFAIGIAMGFAKDGSGAAALAGAIGYLVLDSGIEAINEDVKMGVFAGVIAGITGGMLYNRFHDVKFPDYLSFFGGKRFVPIITSAVMVLLAFIFGHLWVYPQQVLDITTNWILNSGAPGVGVYGILNRLLIPVGLHHVINALIWFDFGSFTTSGGDVVHGEINRFLNGDPEAGYFLAGFFPVMMFGLPAACLAMYAAAKKHRKAAVGGMFLSIALTSFLTGVTEPIEFSFMFLSPLLYAVHSVLTGLSMVIAYLFEIRHGFGFSAGLIDYVLNFGIAENPLMLLVLGIFMAAIYFFVFYFLIVKLDLKTPGREDEDEDFVEETQEVGQPNDETDDFDTKAYYYLEALGGPENIESLDYCTTRLRMQMKDRDQANENKLKRYGSRGVMKVGKRNLQVIVGTSVEFLAEAMKKRIEQGNMTPPQTQGQTENPESDKPNDRSVSEKDFEMPMDGKVLPLSEVPDEVFAQGMMGQGFAVDPEGDTFHSPIDGKVVQVFPTKHAIGLELDNGIEILIHIGLDTVKLNGEGFETLVEAEQMVKQGDPLIRVNMNEVREKAPSVITPIIFTNLENETVNLHKSGSVKKGESGIITVGS; this is encoded by the coding sequence ATGCTTAATTTCTTACAACGAATCGGGAAATCATTAATGTTCCCTATTGCGACATTACCTGCAGCAGCCATTCTTGTACGACTTGGTATGGAAGATATGTTAAATATTCCATTCATGACTGCAGCTGGGAATGGTATATTGGGGAATCTATCATTGATCTTTGCAATTGGTATTGCAATGGGATTTGCGAAGGATGGTAGTGGAGCTGCTGCATTAGCCGGTGCGATCGGTTACTTAGTGTTAGACAGTGGTATAGAAGCTATTAATGAAGACGTTAAAATGGGCGTCTTTGCTGGTGTTATTGCAGGTATAACAGGTGGAATGCTTTATAATCGCTTCCATGATGTTAAGTTTCCAGATTATCTTTCCTTCTTCGGAGGCAAGCGGTTTGTTCCGATTATAACTTCCGCTGTGATGGTTCTTCTTGCATTTATATTTGGTCATTTGTGGGTATATCCACAGCAAGTTTTAGATATCACAACGAATTGGATTTTAAACTCTGGTGCTCCTGGTGTAGGGGTTTATGGTATCCTCAACCGTCTGCTAATTCCAGTAGGATTGCACCATGTTATTAACGCATTAATTTGGTTTGACTTCGGTTCCTTTACTACAAGTGGAGGCGATGTGGTCCATGGAGAAATCAACCGCTTCTTAAATGGGGACCCTGAAGCAGGTTATTTCCTAGCCGGTTTCTTCCCAGTAATGATGTTTGGTCTTCCGGCAGCTTGTCTTGCCATGTATGCAGCAGCGAAGAAGCATCGTAAAGCAGCTGTAGGAGGCATGTTCTTAAGTATTGCACTTACTTCATTTTTAACAGGTGTAACGGAACCAATTGAGTTTTCTTTCATGTTCTTATCACCTTTACTTTATGCGGTACACTCCGTTCTAACAGGCTTATCAATGGTGATCGCATATCTATTTGAAATTCGTCATGGTTTTGGGTTCTCAGCCGGTTTAATTGACTACGTCTTAAACTTTGGTATTGCTGAAAATCCTTTAATGCTTCTTGTTCTGGGAATATTTATGGCGGCTATATACTTCTTTGTATTCTACTTCCTTATCGTCAAACTTGATCTAAAAACGCCAGGTCGTGAAGATGAGGATGAAGACTTTGTAGAAGAGACACAAGAAGTTGGGCAACCAAACGATGAAACAGATGATTTTGATACAAAAGCCTATTATTACCTAGAGGCATTAGGCGGACCAGAAAATATTGAATCTCTGGATTATTGTACAACTCGCTTAAGAATGCAGATGAAAGATAGAGACCAAGCGAATGAAAATAAACTAAAAAGGTACGGATCTAGAGGTGTAATGAAAGTCGGGAAGCGCAACTTACAGGTTATAGTAGGAACAAGTGTAGAATTTCTTGCAGAAGCTATGAAAAAACGAATAGAACAAGGGAATATGACCCCACCGCAAACGCAAGGTCAAACTGAAAATCCTGAGAGCGACAAACCTAATGATCGTAGTGTAAGCGAAAAAGACTTTGAGATGCCGATGGATGGAAAAGTTCTTCCTTTATCTGAAGTTCCCGATGAAGTTTTTGCACAAGGAATGATGGGGCAAGGATTCGCTGTTGATCCTGAAGGGGACACTTTCCATTCACCTATAGATGGGAAAGTGGTACAGGTATTCCCAACTAAACATGCTATTGGATTAGAATTAGATAATGGAATAGAAATTCTTATTCATATTGGACTCGATACAGTGAAGCTGAATGGCGAAGGTTTTGAAACGCTAGTAGAGGCTGAACAAATGGTGAAACAAGGAGATCCTTTAATACGAGTCAATATGAATGAGGTAAGAGAGAAAGCACCTTCTGTTATTACTCCGATCATCTTTACAAATCTTGAAAATGAAACGGTTAACCTTCATAAGTCTGGTTCTGTTAAAAAAGGAGAATCAGGAATTATTACAGTTGGTTCATAG
- a CDS encoding cupin domain-containing protein translates to MKFFRFDEKVAKSITQYDSTFSMSPLLLIEDGAHIGCMHIPEGGNVGEHEAACDQLFVVMEGEGWVYGEDGVTYPIQKGIAAFWVTGESHASGSETGMTVIAVESGKLKPEERMQEVTLQPQNI, encoded by the coding sequence ATGAAATTTTTTCGATTTGATGAAAAGGTAGCAAAATCGATTACACAATATGATTCTACGTTTTCTATGTCACCGTTACTGTTAATAGAGGACGGTGCACATATAGGATGTATGCACATCCCGGAAGGTGGTAATGTTGGGGAGCATGAGGCAGCGTGCGACCAGCTATTCGTAGTTATGGAAGGTGAAGGTTGGGTTTATGGAGAAGATGGTGTTACGTATCCGATTCAAAAAGGAATTGCAGCTTTTTGGGTGACGGGGGAAAGCCATGCATCTGGATCTGAAACGGGTATGACAGTGATTGCGGTTGAATCAGGGAAATTAAAACCTGAGGAAAGAATGCAAGAAGTAACCTTACAACCTCAAAATATATAA
- a CDS encoding peroxiredoxin-like family protein, protein MRERIDEVELKEFQVVVIAPSSASFIAQFLEHFGPFPFDIYGDPSRQLYKEQGTVTMQKWKLLSKALWGAVTGKVKNFLPNDENQKEFVKNSMKTQDVYIQGGTWLYDENGQVIWHHIDSSPEDHAKLDTVLQYMEKHNSKE, encoded by the coding sequence TTGCGTGAGCGAATAGATGAAGTTGAATTAAAAGAATTTCAAGTTGTTGTCATAGCTCCATCAAGTGCATCGTTTATAGCACAATTTTTGGAGCACTTTGGTCCATTTCCATTTGATATATATGGAGATCCTTCCCGACAACTATATAAAGAACAAGGTACCGTGACGATGCAAAAGTGGAAGCTGTTATCAAAAGCGCTTTGGGGTGCTGTGACAGGTAAGGTAAAGAACTTCCTACCTAACGATGAAAATCAAAAAGAGTTTGTTAAAAATTCAATGAAAACACAGGATGTATATATTCAAGGTGGGACCTGGTTATATGATGAAAATGGTCAAGTGATCTGGCATCATATTGATTCGTCACCAGAGGACCATGCGAAGCTAGACACGGTCTTACAATATATGGAGAAACATAACAGCAAAGAGTAG
- a CDS encoding DUF402 domain-containing protein, which yields MKVKYADRSHWNRVKERSFSVHHENSDSFQGAVAVLNIHKVRTRLVIPYEDRHICIADDGYVWVQHFPKGEYYTVTAMINDDGHVVQWYIDMINAYGETEDGIPWYEDLFLDVVALPNGDYYTLDQDELDAALRAGDITREQYDLGLRTHRKVTYLLESGQFDILREAKKWVKSDDN from the coding sequence GTGAAGGTTAAATATGCAGATCGCTCTCATTGGAATCGAGTGAAGGAACGCTCCTTTTCTGTTCATCATGAGAATAGTGATTCGTTTCAGGGTGCTGTGGCAGTCCTGAATATTCACAAAGTACGTACAAGGTTAGTGATTCCGTATGAAGACAGACATATTTGTATCGCTGATGATGGGTACGTATGGGTGCAGCATTTTCCAAAGGGTGAATATTACACAGTTACGGCTATGATTAATGATGATGGTCATGTTGTGCAGTGGTATATTGATATGATTAACGCATATGGTGAGACGGAAGATGGTATCCCTTGGTATGAGGATTTATTTTTAGATGTAGTAGCATTGCCGAATGGGGATTACTATACGCTTGACCAGGATGAATTAGATGCAGCATTGAGAGCAGGAGATATCACGAGAGAACAGTATGACTTAGGATTAAGAACCCATCGAAAAGTTACATATCTATTGGAATCAGGGCAATTTGATATCTTAAGAGAAGCGAAAAAATGGGTGAAGAGTGATGACAACTGA
- a CDS encoding Type 1 glutamine amidotransferase-like domain-containing protein, translated as MTTDIFLTSNGFFTEEIKECFMQSIALQKNTTAVIITTASKEKEQNRYARKAKSDLLEMGVNIVDFLDVEYDDPSLINNYSIIYINGGNPYKLLYHLKESGADKELVEFAAKKEGVIVGVSAGAMVLGPHIYMVDAFTPFMNEIELRDLSGLYLHKDVIFPHYDREDLFEADTTIEDRLREFESSYDCNVIRMKDKDFLLKKSLHN; from the coding sequence ATGACAACTGATATTTTTTTAACCTCCAATGGCTTTTTTACTGAAGAAATTAAAGAGTGCTTTATGCAGAGTATTGCTCTTCAAAAAAATACTACTGCAGTTATCATAACTACCGCATCGAAGGAAAAAGAACAGAACAGATATGCTCGAAAGGCTAAGTCAGATCTATTGGAAATGGGAGTAAATATAGTGGACTTTTTAGATGTGGAATATGATGACCCTTCACTTATAAATAACTACTCGATCATTTACATCAATGGAGGTAATCCTTATAAGCTTCTATATCACTTAAAAGAATCTGGTGCAGACAAAGAGTTAGTAGAGTTTGCTGCCAAGAAAGAAGGCGTAATTGTTGGAGTGAGTGCAGGTGCTATGGTTCTAGGTCCACATATTTATATGGTTGACGCATTCACCCCTTTTATGAATGAAATTGAATTAAGAGATCTTTCGGGTCTTTACTTACATAAGGATGTTATCTTCCCTCATTACGATAGAGAGGACCTCTTTGAAGCGGACACAACTATTGAAGATAGGCTACGAGAATTTGAGTCAAGTTATGATTGTAATGTTATTAGGATGAAGGACAAGGATTTTCTGTTGAAGAAATCATTACATAATTAA
- the ribE gene encoding 6,7-dimethyl-8-ribityllumazine synthase gives MGQQFEGHLVGTGLKVGIVVGRFNDFITSKLHGGAMDALKRHGVSEDDIDVAWVPGAFEIPMIAKRMADTGKYDAVITLGTVIRGSTPHFDYVCSEAAKGVSQASMQTGVPVIFGVITTETIEQAIERAGTKAGNKGWEAATAALEMANLNKSFDM, from the coding sequence ATGGGACAACAATTTGAAGGACACTTAGTCGGAACAGGTTTAAAAGTAGGAATCGTCGTTGGACGTTTTAATGATTTTATTACAAGTAAGCTTCACGGTGGCGCGATGGACGCTCTAAAACGTCACGGTGTTAGTGAAGATGATATTGATGTTGCTTGGGTACCAGGCGCATTCGAAATTCCGATGATCGCAAAACGCATGGCGGACACAGGAAAATACGACGCTGTAATTACATTAGGTACAGTGATTCGTGGTTCAACTCCACACTTTGACTATGTATGCAGTGAAGCAGCAAAAGGTGTATCCCAAGCTTCTATGCAAACGGGTGTACCTGTTATTTTCGGTGTCATTACAACTGAAACGATTGAGCAGGCAATTGAACGTGCTGGCACTAAAGCTGGTAACAAAGGCTGGGAGGCTGCTACAGCAGCACTAGAAATGGCGAACTTAAATAAAAGTTTTGATATGTAA
- a CDS encoding OsmC family protein — translation MAKHHFHLKADWPGGRNNVGTIEADKLKTEISVPTEMDGPGIGTNPDEMLLGAAATCYIITLGAMIERAGLPLDEMDMSSEGVVDVTKGVITYEEIIHRPVVRLKPEATMDDLTKLQRIAEKAEESCMISRAIKGNVDVKLEADLTVNEG, via the coding sequence ATGGCAAAACATCATTTTCACTTAAAAGCTGATTGGCCAGGTGGTCGAAACAATGTAGGTACAATTGAAGCAGATAAACTGAAGACAGAAATCTCCGTTCCAACAGAAATGGACGGGCCTGGTATCGGAACAAACCCAGATGAAATGCTACTAGGAGCAGCAGCGACATGTTATATTATCACACTTGGTGCAATGATCGAACGCGCTGGTCTTCCGCTAGATGAAATGGACATGAGTTCAGAAGGTGTTGTAGATGTAACAAAAGGTGTTATCACTTACGAAGAAATCATCCACCGCCCGGTTGTAAGACTGAAGCCAGAAGCAACAATGGATGATTTAACCAAGCTACAGCGAATCGCAGAGAAAGCAGAAGAAAGTTGCATGATTTCCCGGGCTATTAAAGGAAATGTAGATGTGAAACTAGAAGCTGACTTAACCGTTAATGAAGGATAA
- a CDS encoding GNAT family N-acetyltransferase, which translates to MTYTFQPMTQSEAEYIASQWHYEGEYAFYDISADEEDLEEFLDPKQREDKSFSVYKNGSVIGFFSFNQAEPNVVDIGLGLHPDLTGKGEGQLFLEQGIEYVKASFSPQKLTLSVATFNERAIKVYERVGFKKVQTFMQDTNGSTFEFVKMEREVGE; encoded by the coding sequence GTGACGTACACATTTCAACCGATGACTCAAAGTGAAGCAGAATATATAGCAAGTCAATGGCATTATGAAGGGGAGTACGCCTTTTATGATATTTCAGCTGATGAAGAGGATCTTGAGGAATTTTTAGACCCCAAACAACGAGAGGATAAATCCTTTAGTGTTTATAAGAATGGTAGCGTAATTGGCTTTTTTAGCTTTAATCAAGCAGAACCAAATGTTGTTGATATTGGCTTGGGATTACACCCAGATTTAACAGGCAAGGGAGAAGGGCAATTGTTTTTAGAGCAGGGAATTGAATATGTGAAAGCCTCTTTTTCTCCTCAAAAGCTGACGTTATCTGTAGCTACGTTTAATGAACGTGCGATAAAAGTCTATGAAAGAGTTGGATTTAAAAAAGTTCAAACCTTCATGCAGGATACCAACGGAAGCACCTTTGAATTTGTAAAGATGGAACGGGAGGTAGGTGAATGA
- a CDS encoding RNA polymerase sigma factor — MSDRDLTLYQKVLDGDKQALEEIYDKYEKLLFSFAYKTCGQKEMAEEIIQEVFIKLWTQKATYDESKGKFSSWIMTITRYTSIDTVRKKENHNYSLEEERDTLHQEEPSAEDLAEWREQGELIRRAMKKLSKEQGKIIKLFYFKGLTQQEIANKCNLSLGTVKGRIRLALKHLRKELSNNKEKGGVRDA; from the coding sequence ATGAGTGATCGGGATTTAACACTTTATCAAAAGGTCCTCGATGGCGATAAACAAGCGCTTGAAGAGATCTATGATAAGTACGAAAAACTATTGTTTTCTTTTGCCTATAAAACATGTGGCCAAAAAGAAATGGCAGAAGAAATAATACAAGAGGTCTTTATTAAACTTTGGACGCAAAAAGCAACATACGATGAGTCCAAAGGGAAGTTCTCCTCTTGGATTATGACAATTACACGCTATACGAGTATTGATACCGTTCGGAAAAAGGAGAACCACAACTATTCCCTTGAAGAAGAACGAGATACGCTGCACCAAGAAGAACCTTCAGCTGAAGATTTAGCTGAATGGCGAGAACAAGGCGAACTCATACGAAGAGCTATGAAGAAATTATCTAAAGAACAAGGTAAAATTATAAAATTATTTTATTTTAAAGGATTAACTCAGCAAGAGATTGCAAATAAATGTAATTTATCCCTCGGAACAGTAAAGGGACGAATACGCTTAGCTTTAAAACATCTAAGAAAAGAGTTATCGAACAACAAAGAGAAAGGGGGTGTGCGTGATGCGTAA
- the ribD gene encoding bifunctional diaminohydroxyphosphoribosylaminopyrimidine deaminase/5-amino-6-(5-phosphoribosylamino)uracil reductase RibD, whose translation MGVRTVNQDEQYMKLAIQMAASTQGQTNPNPSVGSVVVKNGEVIGMGAHLKAGEAHAEVHALNMAGERAKGATIYVTLEPCSHYGKTPPCAEKIIQSGISRAVVATLDPNPKVAGRGIKMLEDAGIEVKTDLLKSEADDLNEVFYHWIQSKRPFVTLKTAMSLDGKIATTTGESQWITGEEARRDVHQYRHTHDAILVGVNTVIQDKPNLTTRLPHGGKNPIRVVLDTHLRTPIDTPLIQNPEAPTWIVTGSEVKKEKLERFTQFAHVEIIQLSEPTISIEETLQRLGEKDVTSVFVEGGAKINDAFLRAEAVQQVINYVAPKLIGGQQSPTPIGGEGIAKLSESMQLTITEVTQLGEDVKIISKPI comes from the coding sequence ATGGGGGTGAGAACCGTGAATCAGGATGAACAATACATGAAACTGGCTATCCAAATGGCAGCTTCCACTCAAGGGCAAACGAACCCGAATCCATCAGTGGGCTCTGTTGTTGTTAAAAATGGTGAAGTCATTGGTATGGGAGCACACCTGAAAGCGGGTGAAGCTCATGCTGAAGTACACGCACTAAATATGGCTGGTGAGCGAGCAAAAGGTGCAACCATCTACGTAACTCTTGAACCATGCAGCCATTACGGGAAGACACCTCCATGTGCTGAAAAGATCATTCAATCAGGAATATCCCGTGCTGTTGTAGCAACGCTCGATCCGAATCCAAAGGTTGCTGGAAGAGGTATAAAAATGCTTGAGGATGCAGGGATTGAAGTGAAAACTGATCTCTTAAAAAGTGAAGCGGATGACCTGAATGAAGTGTTCTACCATTGGATTCAATCCAAACGACCTTTTGTCACGTTAAAAACAGCAATGTCACTAGATGGAAAGATTGCTACAACAACTGGTGAGAGCCAATGGATTACTGGAGAGGAAGCACGTAGGGATGTTCATCAATACCGTCATACACATGATGCAATACTTGTCGGTGTAAATACAGTTATTCAAGATAAACCAAACCTCACCACAAGACTTCCTCATGGCGGAAAGAATCCGATTCGCGTAGTGCTCGATACACATCTTCGAACACCGATCGACACGCCTCTCATTCAAAACCCCGAGGCCCCAACATGGATTGTGACGGGTAGTGAAGTGAAGAAAGAAAAGCTTGAACGTTTTACGCAATTCGCTCATGTAGAAATCATTCAGCTTTCAGAACCAACGATTTCAATAGAAGAAACATTGCAACGTCTAGGAGAAAAAGACGTCACCTCCGTATTTGTTGAAGGAGGCGCAAAAATTAACGACGCTTTTCTTAGAGCAGAAGCAGTCCAGCAAGTCATTAACTATGTCGCTCCAAAGCTGATTGGTGGTCAGCAATCTCCAACACCTATAGGAGGAGAAGGGATTGCAAAGCTGTCGGAATCCATGCAACTTACCATCACTGAGGTAACCCAGTTAGGGGAAGACGTAAAAATCATTTCAAAACCAATTTAG
- the nagA gene encoding N-acetylglucosamine-6-phosphate deacetylase: MQGIIEIKNVNVIAEKQEINMGSLQIKDGKINQISNKYIGGADEVIDGKGKGWTLLPGFVDVHIHGANGHDVMDATDEALSGMASQLPKEGTTSFLATTMTQSDEAISNALSNAGKYTEDQPASGQAELLGVHLEGPFISEKKVGAQPIDHVVPPSIDLFQAWQKESRNHIRLVTLAPEVEGGLEFIEYLASQGIVASIGHSDATLSTVNQAVQKGARHITHLYNQMSGLHHREPGVVGGAFLNDDVKVEMIVDHIHVQKDAINIAYQFTKADRTILITDAMRAKCLPEGTYDLGGQDVIVSNGEARLANGALAGSILTLEEAARKMKAGNNLSYADLAAITSANAAKQLNVFDRKGSISVGKDADLVLLDDQDQVIMTICRGALSYDQRGEASS, translated from the coding sequence ATGCAAGGAATTATTGAAATCAAGAATGTTAACGTGATCGCAGAAAAACAAGAAATCAATATGGGATCATTACAGATAAAAGACGGTAAGATCAATCAAATATCCAATAAATATATTGGAGGAGCAGACGAAGTCATTGATGGGAAAGGGAAAGGTTGGACACTTCTACCAGGCTTTGTTGATGTTCATATCCATGGAGCTAACGGTCATGATGTAATGGATGCAACCGACGAAGCCCTGTCAGGAATGGCGTCCCAGTTGCCTAAGGAAGGAACAACGAGTTTTTTAGCCACTACCATGACACAATCTGATGAGGCCATATCAAATGCACTTTCGAATGCTGGGAAATATACGGAAGACCAGCCTGCAAGTGGTCAGGCTGAATTGCTAGGTGTTCATTTAGAAGGTCCATTTATTTCAGAGAAAAAAGTTGGAGCACAACCCATTGACCATGTTGTGCCTCCTTCCATTGATTTATTTCAAGCGTGGCAAAAAGAGAGTCGAAACCATATCCGATTAGTGACGCTAGCTCCTGAGGTAGAGGGAGGATTAGAGTTTATTGAATATCTAGCCTCTCAGGGTATTGTCGCTTCCATTGGTCATAGTGACGCGACACTATCCACTGTAAATCAGGCAGTCCAAAAAGGGGCTCGTCATATCACACACCTATATAATCAAATGAGTGGGCTTCATCATCGTGAACCAGGTGTAGTTGGGGGAGCATTTTTGAATGATGATGTAAAAGTTGAAATGATTGTCGACCATATTCATGTTCAAAAAGATGCCATTAATATCGCCTATCAATTTACGAAGGCTGATCGGACAATCTTGATTACAGATGCGATGAGAGCTAAATGTCTTCCGGAAGGAACTTATGATCTTGGTGGTCAAGATGTCATTGTCAGTAATGGAGAAGCACGTCTTGCAAATGGTGCATTAGCTGGAAGTATCCTAACGTTAGAAGAAGCTGCAAGAAAGATGAAAGCAGGAAATAATCTATCCTATGCAGACCTTGCCGCCATTACTTCGGCCAATGCAGCTAAACAATTAAATGTTTTTGATCGTAAAGGTAGTATATCAGTTGGGAAAGATGCTGACTTGGTTTTATTAGATGATCAAGATCAAGTTATTATGACGATTTGTAGAGGGGCTCTCTCCTATGATCAAAGGGGGGAAGCATCATCATGA
- the ribE gene encoding riboflavin synthase — MFTGIIEELGTVKRIQTGQESMEIIVQASKILEDVHLGDSISVNGVCLTVTHYSKDEASFDVMPETFKATNLNELSKGSKVNLERSMKADGRFGGHMVSGHVDGLGTITSKKTESNAVYYDIELPTELLDYFVYKGSVTVDGTSLTVFGVSDKGITISLIPHTMEHTILGGKGPGDHVNIEIDMLGKYVVNFLTKQFGSDKKSSSITESFLQENGFM; from the coding sequence ATGTTTACTGGAATTATAGAAGAGCTTGGTACAGTGAAACGTATCCAAACGGGTCAAGAATCCATGGAAATCATTGTTCAAGCCAGTAAGATCCTTGAGGATGTTCATTTAGGTGACAGTATATCTGTTAATGGTGTGTGCTTAACTGTGACACACTATTCGAAAGATGAAGCAAGCTTCGATGTAATGCCTGAAACGTTTAAAGCAACGAACCTAAATGAACTATCAAAAGGTAGTAAAGTCAATTTAGAAAGATCCATGAAAGCAGATGGCAGATTTGGAGGGCATATGGTATCAGGTCATGTTGATGGCCTTGGGACCATTACAAGCAAAAAAACGGAATCCAATGCTGTTTATTATGACATTGAGCTTCCAACTGAATTACTAGATTATTTTGTTTATAAAGGATCTGTCACCGTTGATGGCACGAGCTTAACGGTTTTTGGCGTAAGTGATAAAGGAATTACGATCTCACTGATTCCTCACACAATGGAACACACCATTTTAGGGGGTAAAGGCCCTGGTGATCATGTGAACATTGAGATCGATATGTTAGGCAAATATGTCGTGAATTTTTTAACAAAACAATTTGGTTCAGATAAAAAGTCATCGTCCATTACAGAATCCTTTCTACAAGAGAACGGCTTCATGTAA
- a CDS encoding bifunctional 3,4-dihydroxy-2-butanone-4-phosphate synthase/GTP cyclohydrolase II: MFDKIEDAIKDLQNGKMVIVCDDEDRENEGDLIALADKATPQVINFMITHGKGLVCAPVSQDIAESLDLFPMVERNTDPHGTAFTVSIDHKTTSTGISAAERSVTIKEMLNPEAKSQDFKRPGHIFPLLAKEGGVLRRAGHTEAAVDLAKLAGSKPAGVICEIIKDDGTMARVPDLREMADEHNLKMITIQDLIHYRNSKDKLVQREIEINLPTEYGDFKAIGYSNVVDDKEHIALVKGDINPDEPTLVRVHSECLTGDVFGSYRCDCGPQLHAALQQIEEAGEGVLLYMRQEGRGIGLINKMYAYKLQEEGLDTVEANEKLGFPPDLRDYGIGAQILRDLGISKMKLLTNNPKKITGLKGYGLEAVDRVPIQMEKRKENEKYLSAKQSKLGHLFHY; encoded by the coding sequence ATGTTTGATAAAATAGAAGATGCCATAAAAGATCTTCAGAACGGTAAAATGGTTATCGTTTGTGATGATGAAGATCGAGAAAACGAAGGTGACCTGATTGCATTAGCCGATAAAGCAACACCACAAGTGATCAACTTTATGATTACGCATGGTAAAGGTCTTGTGTGTGCTCCAGTTTCTCAGGATATAGCTGAAAGTCTTGATCTTTTTCCGATGGTAGAGCGAAACACAGATCCACACGGTACAGCTTTTACGGTTTCCATTGATCATAAAACAACGAGTACAGGAATTTCTGCTGCTGAGCGTTCTGTAACGATCAAAGAAATGCTGAACCCTGAAGCAAAGTCGCAGGACTTTAAACGTCCTGGACACATTTTTCCGCTCCTTGCTAAAGAGGGGGGCGTACTTCGCCGTGCAGGGCATACAGAAGCGGCTGTAGACTTAGCTAAGCTTGCCGGATCAAAGCCTGCAGGTGTAATCTGTGAAATTATAAAAGATGATGGAACGATGGCGCGTGTGCCTGATCTTCGTGAAATGGCAGATGAACACAATCTAAAAATGATTACGATTCAGGATTTAATCCATTATCGTAATTCAAAGGATAAGCTTGTTCAAAGGGAAATTGAAATCAATCTACCAACTGAATATGGGGATTTTAAAGCGATTGGCTATTCAAATGTTGTGGATGATAAGGAACATATCGCTCTAGTAAAAGGAGACATAAACCCAGATGAACCGACACTTGTACGCGTTCATTCTGAATGTTTAACAGGCGATGTATTTGGATCCTATCGTTGCGATTGTGGCCCTCAACTTCATGCCGCTCTTCAACAAATTGAAGAAGCTGGAGAAGGCGTACTTCTTTATATGCGACAAGAAGGCCGTGGTATTGGGTTGATCAATAAAATGTATGCCTACAAGCTCCAGGAAGAAGGGCTTGATACAGTAGAAGCAAACGAAAAACTAGGATTCCCGCCGGACTTACGTGATTATGGAATTGGTGCGCAAATCTTACGAGATCTAGGTATCTCTAAAATGAAGTTGCTTACCAACAATCCTAAGAAAATCACTGGTTTAAAAGGATACGGACTTGAAGCGGTAGATCGTGTACCCATTCAGATGGAAAAACGTAAGGAAAATGAAAAATACTTGAGTGCCAAGCAAAGTAAGCTAGGTCACTTATTTCACTATTAA